The following coding sequences lie in one Zingiber officinale cultivar Zhangliang chromosome 2B, Zo_v1.1, whole genome shotgun sequence genomic window:
- the LOC122046849 gene encoding trihelix transcription factor GT-1-like encodes MPLVTLDQFLSESSLPCFHGSAQLTIVEGAAAAKPAKTMYLAEKPRGIDFYNNSGLTPPPQPQQQQMILGDSSGDDHEVKAPKKRAETWIQEEMRSLIAFRREIDGLFNTSKSNKHLWEKISAKMREKGFDRSPTMCTDKWRNLLKEFKKAKHQSKGSGSAKMSYYKELDELLKERSKKASFKSSSVSKVDTYIQFPDKGLEDVNTPFGSVEGGRSPLNLDRTLEHDRHPLAITTADAVAANSVPPWNWRDASVNDNSASYVGRVILVKWGDFSRKIGIDGTAEAIKEAIKSAFGLRTKRAFWLEDEDNVVRSFDREMPLGSYTLHLYEGVTIKVCIYDDTDHIPVRTEEKTLYTEDGFHDFLSHRGWTGLRELSSFKNVDSLDELHPGAVYQGVRLLSD; translated from the exons ATGCCTCTCGTTACCCTAGACCAGTTCCTCTCCGAATCGTCTCTTCCTTGCTTCCACGGGAGTGCTCAGCTCACCATTGTCGAAGGCGCGGCCGCGGCGAAGCCGGCCAAGACGATGTACTTGGCCGAGAAGCCCCGCGGCATCGATTTCTACAACAACAGCGGCTTGACGCCGCCGCCCCAGCCCCAGCAGCAGCAGATGATTTTGGGCGATAGCAGTGGCGATGATCATGAGGTCAAGGCGCCGAAGAAGCGCGCGGAGACGTGGATCCAGGAGGAGATGAGGAGCCTCATCGCGTTCCGCCGGGAGATCGATGGGCTCTTCAATACCTCCAAGTCGAATAAACACCTGTGGGAGAAGATCTCCGCCAAGATGCGGGAGAAAGGCTTCGACAGGTCGCCGACGATGTGCACGGATAAGTGGAGGAACTTGCTAAAGGAGTTTAAGAAGGCGAAGCACCAGTCGAAAGGGAGCGGGTCGGCCAAGATGTCATACTACAAGGAGTTGGATGAGTTGCTCAAAGAGAGAAGCAAGAAAGCCAGCTTCAAGAGCTCTTCGGTGTCAAAGGTTGACACATACATTCAGTTTCCTGATAAAG GTCTTGAAGATGTAAACACTCCATTTGGATCTGTGGAAG GTGGTAGGTCACCACTAAACCTTGACAGAACATTAGAGCATGACAGACATCCACTTGCTATAACAACAGCTGATGCTGTTGCTGCCAATAGTGTTCCCCCATGGAACTGGAGAGATGCATCTGTGAATG ATAATAGTGCCTCTTATGTTGGAAGAGTCATTTTAGTCAAATGGGGTGATTTCTCGAGAAAAATTGGCATTGACGGCACTGCAGAGGCGATTAAGGAAGCCATCAAGTCTGCATTTGGTTTAAGAACAAAAAGGGCTTTTTGGTTAGAAGATGAAGACAATGTGGTTCGCAGCTTTGACAGAGAAATGCCTCTTGGTTCCTATACTCTTCATCTTTATGAAG GTGTAACCATAAAAGTTTGTATTTATGATGACACGGATCATATACCAGTTCGTACTGAAGAAAAGACACTGTACACAGAGGACGGTTTCCATGATTTCCTTTCTCACCGTGGATGGACCGGCCTTAGAGAGTTAAGCAGCTTTAAAAATGTCGATTCTCTTGATGAACTGCACCCAGGTGCTGTGTACCAGGGAGTTAGATTGCTTAGCGATTAG